A genomic segment from Lignipirellula cremea encodes:
- a CDS encoding HEAT repeat domain-containing protein, which translates to MSAGIEITLNLLAKTRNEAAADVLLPALDSSHRAIAEGALRSLLRRRSSAGERELVRRWNQLPERWKQIINEKPGRIAGGIRYAIVSGDAELCLNGFDALTYLGEYDLFPVLLRSAEDSGNPQADFAAAAVLLAAETLYEEIAAPRNYARRRDPRTARTDIVMAMEQSLNRFETHRRREILEAFLMLASRDNPVLKKVLGNPHDQSYLAMIDMLTHSQRQGVVQLVLSYLEEPHAPQSMLNVLSHRADPVFLGELLGCMGEETSAAARGNLKRIEGFVWLRENLGLIGSIAPHLQSGLVRLVVLSGISRLRAFEILQYVARKGSVEGRLAAFAALGEFQGAEANDLVREALGDPHPEIQAIALQQVRERGIPGAITHLIEALESPHEVVCNAARGHLSEFTFKRFLSAFDTLDAKVRRSTGRLVSKVDPEMLEQMEAELTALSRSRRIRACEAAPLLGVSAQVEDHLLEQMRDADHFVRAAAAGALGACSTPTSTMALREALLDRSSMVQEIAEKALQRLADKNRETQPTTETTAETEPFEGNLLPAADTVEIDP; encoded by the coding sequence GTGAGCGCAGGAATCGAAATTACACTGAATCTGCTGGCAAAAACACGGAACGAGGCCGCCGCCGACGTCCTGTTGCCCGCGTTGGATTCCTCCCATCGCGCCATCGCCGAAGGCGCGCTGCGATCTCTGCTGCGGCGCCGTAGCTCGGCCGGAGAGCGCGAGCTGGTTCGCCGCTGGAATCAACTGCCGGAACGGTGGAAGCAGATCATCAACGAGAAACCAGGACGTATCGCCGGCGGCATTCGCTATGCCATCGTGAGCGGCGACGCCGAGCTGTGCCTCAATGGTTTCGACGCTCTGACTTATCTGGGCGAGTACGACCTGTTCCCGGTGCTGCTCCGCTCCGCCGAAGACTCCGGTAATCCCCAGGCCGATTTTGCGGCCGCTGCGGTGCTGCTGGCTGCGGAAACCCTGTACGAAGAGATTGCCGCCCCACGAAATTACGCCCGGCGCCGCGATCCGCGAACCGCGCGAACCGACATTGTGATGGCGATGGAGCAGTCGTTGAATCGGTTTGAAACGCATCGGCGCCGTGAAATCCTCGAAGCGTTCCTGATGCTCGCCAGCCGCGATAACCCGGTGCTGAAAAAAGTACTCGGCAACCCGCACGACCAAAGCTACCTGGCCATGATTGATATGCTCACGCATAGCCAGCGGCAAGGCGTGGTCCAGCTGGTGCTGAGCTATCTGGAAGAGCCGCATGCTCCCCAGTCGATGCTGAACGTGCTGTCGCACCGCGCTGACCCGGTCTTTCTTGGCGAACTCCTGGGCTGCATGGGCGAAGAGACAAGCGCCGCCGCCCGCGGCAATCTGAAGCGAATCGAAGGCTTTGTCTGGTTGCGTGAAAACCTGGGTCTGATCGGTTCGATCGCCCCCCACCTGCAGAGCGGACTGGTGCGGCTGGTGGTGCTGTCGGGCATATCCCGCTTGCGCGCCTTCGAAATCCTGCAGTACGTCGCCCGGAAAGGCTCCGTCGAAGGACGCCTTGCTGCGTTTGCTGCACTGGGCGAGTTCCAGGGCGCCGAAGCCAATGACCTGGTGCGGGAAGCGCTGGGCGATCCGCACCCGGAGATCCAGGCGATTGCCCTGCAGCAGGTGCGGGAACGCGGCATCCCCGGAGCCATTACGCATTTAATCGAAGCCCTGGAAAGTCCGCATGAGGTCGTCTGCAACGCGGCTCGCGGCCATTTATCCGAGTTCACCTTCAAGCGTTTCCTGTCTGCTTTTGACACGCTGGATGCCAAGGTCCGCCGCAGCACCGGACGCCTGGTCTCCAAGGTCGATCCTGAAATGCTGGAGCAAATGGAAGCCGAGTTGACGGCCCTTTCCCGCAGCCGACGGATCCGCGCCTGCGAGGCAGCGCCCTTGCTTGGCGTGTCGGCCCAGGTGGAAGATCATCTGCTGGAACAAATGCGCGACGCCGACCACTTTGTACGAGCGGCGGCCGCCGGCGCTCTGGGTGCGTGCAGCACGCCGACCTCGACGATGGCCCTGCGAGAAGCCCTGCTCGATCGCAGTTCCATGGTACAGGAGATTGCCGAAAAAGCGCTCCAGCGTCTGGCTGACAAGAACCGCGAAACCCAGCCCACGACCGAAACGACAGCCGAAACGGAACCCTTTGAAGGCAACTTGCTGCCAGCTGCTGACACGGTCGAGATAGACCCTTAA
- a CDS encoding DUF1501 domain-containing protein, whose protein sequence is MTTPFPVTRRQWLTRSGGAFGSLALAGLLARDGLLGGETNGQKDDAQGPVDQAALAAAVQAQAPHFAPRAKNVIFLFMYGGPSHVDLFDPKPTLDKYHEKEIPVFRKQDAFMGKTRPFAMKSPFKFGRHGEAGLDICELYPSLAKQADKLCVIRSMHCESNNHGPALFQMQSGSLLSGHPSVGSWVNYGLGSECDDLPGFVVMMDHQGAPVNGALNWSNGFIPASYQGVPLRTTGEPIAYLRPPAGVTRERQRAQLDLLSKWNQQYADQNPAEEALESRIASYELAYRMQTRAPEAVDLGQETAATRTLYGLDNPVSQYFGRNCLLARRLVERGVRFVQLYSGGNQGPRAWDAHDDLEKNHRLHCSETDQPIAALLADLEQRGLLDTTLVVWGGEFGRTPTFEGGKGRDHHALGFTMWMAGGGVRGGMTYGATDEFGYHAVENPVSVPDLHATILHQLGIHHEQLTYRFQGRDYRLTDVSGRVIRELLA, encoded by the coding sequence ATGACGACTCCGTTTCCGGTTACTCGACGGCAATGGTTGACGCGCAGCGGCGGCGCTTTTGGTTCTTTGGCGCTGGCGGGCCTGCTGGCTCGTGACGGCTTGCTGGGCGGGGAGACGAACGGCCAGAAGGACGACGCTCAGGGTCCCGTTGACCAGGCGGCATTGGCCGCGGCCGTGCAGGCCCAGGCGCCGCACTTTGCTCCGCGGGCGAAGAACGTGATCTTTCTGTTCATGTACGGCGGGCCCAGTCATGTCGACCTGTTCGACCCGAAGCCGACGCTCGACAAATACCATGAGAAAGAGATTCCCGTCTTTCGCAAGCAGGACGCCTTTATGGGGAAGACGCGGCCCTTCGCCATGAAGAGCCCGTTCAAGTTTGGTCGTCACGGGGAAGCGGGGCTCGATATCTGCGAGCTTTACCCGTCCCTGGCAAAGCAGGCGGACAAGTTGTGCGTGATCCGCTCGATGCATTGCGAAAGCAATAATCATGGGCCGGCCCTCTTTCAAATGCAGTCCGGCTCCCTGCTGTCGGGCCATCCCAGCGTTGGCTCCTGGGTCAACTATGGACTGGGCAGCGAGTGCGACGACTTGCCTGGCTTTGTCGTTATGATGGACCACCAGGGCGCGCCGGTGAACGGGGCGTTGAACTGGTCCAACGGCTTTATCCCGGCCAGCTACCAGGGCGTGCCGCTGCGCACGACGGGCGAACCGATCGCCTACCTGCGGCCGCCGGCGGGAGTGACACGGGAACGTCAGCGGGCGCAGCTTGATCTGCTGTCGAAGTGGAACCAGCAGTACGCCGATCAGAACCCGGCCGAGGAAGCACTCGAGTCACGCATCGCTTCCTACGAGCTGGCTTACCGCATGCAAACCCGGGCGCCGGAAGCGGTCGACCTGGGACAGGAAACGGCCGCCACCCGTACGCTCTATGGCCTGGACAATCCGGTCAGTCAGTACTTTGGCCGGAACTGTTTGCTGGCTCGGCGGCTGGTCGAACGGGGCGTACGATTTGTGCAGCTTTACAGCGGCGGCAACCAGGGACCGCGGGCCTGGGATGCGCACGACGACCTGGAGAAGAATCATCGCCTGCACTGCAGCGAAACCGACCAGCCGATTGCCGCCCTGCTGGCGGATCTGGAGCAACGCGGCCTGCTCGACACCACGCTGGTGGTGTGGGGCGGGGAGTTCGGCCGGACGCCGACATTTGAAGGCGGCAAAGGCCGGGACCACCATGCCCTGGGCTTTACGATGTGGATGGCGGGCGGCGGCGTCCGCGGCGGCATGACCTATGGCGCCACCGATGAATTCGGCTATCACGCGGTTGAGAATCCCGTCTCCGTGCCGGACCTGCACGCCACGATTCTGCATCAGCTGGGCATCCATCACGAGCAGCTGACCTACCGCTTTCAGGGTCGTGATTACCGGCTGACCGATGTCAGCGGCCGGGTGATCCGGGAACTGCTGGCGTAG
- the bioB gene encoding biotin synthase BioB, with protein sequence MTLDPSKTTDWNDLAAQVLAGHRLTKEQGLAILQSPDEELLPLMHAAYTIRRRHFGNTVQLYFLMNAKSGLCPEDCTYCSQSKTSTAEIPKYNILSRDRLLDGARVAAERQSKTYCIVISARGPNEREMRAVEEIVPQIKAQYDLKICACLGLLSPEQAARLQAAGVDRVNHNVNTSAEFYSEICSTHTYQDRIDTLQAVRDAGMELCSGGIIGMGEADSDVVRMALELRDLAVESIPLNFLNPIDGTPLAGVSSLTPRYCLKTLAMFRFANPDRELRIAGGRELHLGSLQPLGLYAANSLFVGDYLTTKGQAPEADYRMIEELGFEITRNEEVAAGATAG encoded by the coding sequence ATGACACTTGACCCGTCTAAAACGACTGACTGGAACGACTTGGCCGCCCAGGTGCTGGCGGGTCATCGCCTGACCAAAGAACAAGGGTTAGCCATCCTGCAGTCTCCCGACGAAGAGCTTTTGCCTTTGATGCATGCGGCCTACACGATTCGGCGGCGTCACTTCGGGAACACCGTACAGCTCTATTTTCTGATGAACGCCAAAAGCGGCCTGTGTCCGGAGGATTGCACGTACTGTTCGCAATCCAAAACGTCGACCGCCGAAATCCCCAAGTACAACATTTTGAGTCGGGATCGCCTGCTTGACGGCGCCCGGGTGGCGGCGGAACGGCAGTCCAAAACGTACTGCATTGTGATTTCCGCCCGCGGTCCGAATGAACGGGAAATGCGCGCGGTGGAAGAGATTGTGCCGCAGATCAAGGCCCAATACGACCTGAAAATTTGTGCCTGTCTGGGGCTGCTTTCGCCGGAACAGGCCGCCCGGCTGCAGGCCGCTGGCGTCGACCGGGTGAACCATAATGTGAACACCAGCGCCGAGTTCTATTCGGAAATCTGCTCGACGCACACGTATCAGGACCGGATTGACACGCTCCAGGCCGTGCGCGACGCGGGCATGGAGCTTTGCTCTGGCGGCATCATCGGCATGGGCGAAGCGGACAGCGACGTCGTGCGGATGGCGCTGGAGCTGCGCGACCTGGCCGTGGAATCCATTCCGTTGAACTTTCTGAATCCGATCGATGGCACCCCGCTGGCTGGCGTTTCCAGCCTGACGCCGCGATACTGCCTGAAAACTCTCGCCATGTTCCGCTTTGCGAATCCCGATCGGGAACTGCGGATCGCCGGCGGACGGGAGCTGCATCTGGGCAGCCTGCAGCCGCTGGGTCTGTATGCGGCCAATTCGCTGTTTGTCGGCGACTATCTTACGACCAAAGGTCAGGCGCCTGAGGCCGATTACCGGATGATCGAAGAGCTCGGTTTTGAGATTACGCGTAACGAAGAAGTGGCCGCTGGCGCTACGGCGGGCTAA
- a CDS encoding putative quinol monooxygenase, protein MIHVIAAIEIAAGRRDDFLAEFFKVVPLVLAEQGCLAYGPTIDVETNIPAQGDPRPDVVTVVEQWESLDDLEDHLMAPHMLEYRKRVQPLVQSVQLQVLEPAAPPAV, encoded by the coding sequence ATGATTCACGTTATTGCCGCCATTGAGATCGCAGCCGGACGACGGGACGACTTCCTGGCGGAGTTTTTCAAAGTGGTCCCGCTGGTGCTCGCTGAGCAGGGCTGCCTGGCGTATGGACCCACCATCGATGTGGAAACGAACATCCCCGCCCAGGGAGATCCCCGCCCCGATGTGGTGACGGTGGTGGAGCAATGGGAAAGCCTCGACGACCTGGAGGACCATTTGATGGCGCCGCACATGCTGGAGTACCGCAAGCGGGTGCAGCCGCTGGTGCAGTCGGTCCAGCTGCAGGTGCTGGAACCGGCCGCCCCGCCTGCCGTGTAA
- a CDS encoding ankyrin repeat domain-containing protein gives MSRLTVPIHSAAIVGLLLVSAPLPAGEIDIFAAIKADDLEQIKTYIERDGDLDVRHETGATPLTMCISHQCREAYQLLLENGADPDQVVPPLVGGSCLHFAVCVEDVYWLELALKHGGNPDLTARVGEFPVEPLLVTAIRHYSLANLNLLLQNGADPNACAADGEPAASFAAAVVFLDGVEALLDQGADPAAKGRQGQNLGHWMARYAKGILNKDLVGVRDRIMARLKARGIKVERQKPQASAYFDDDRLAKLMAAIDAEDLATIEALVQGGANPDAQGLEGMTPLRWSIQREYWESYQKLLKLGADVNQVCGRMSAIHDAAWMEDSKWLRAAIENGGDVDLHPQYGDPVIIAAISSREVANVELMIESGADVNALSIRKSSTVLTAIDLRHSDMAYLLLQAGAKPADIPLCRRLIPGRLMERNPKEVELKKLVDDWLIKLESAMPKADQP, from the coding sequence ATGTCACGGCTGACAGTTCCTATACATTCGGCCGCCATCGTCGGCTTGCTGCTCGTCTCTGCTCCCTTGCCTGCGGGCGAGATCGATATCTTCGCAGCGATCAAAGCCGATGATCTGGAGCAGATCAAGACTTACATCGAACGGGATGGCGATTTGGACGTCAGGCACGAAACGGGCGCCACTCCCTTGACCATGTGCATTTCACATCAGTGTAGAGAGGCCTATCAGCTGCTGCTGGAGAATGGGGCCGATCCAGATCAGGTCGTCCCCCCACTAGTTGGTGGAAGCTGCCTTCATTTTGCCGTCTGTGTGGAAGACGTTTACTGGTTAGAACTCGCTCTCAAGCACGGCGGAAATCCGGATTTGACGGCGAGAGTCGGGGAGTTTCCTGTCGAACCTTTGCTCGTCACGGCGATTCGCCATTATTCGCTCGCCAACCTGAATCTGCTTCTGCAAAACGGCGCCGATCCCAATGCTTGTGCGGCCGACGGTGAGCCGGCTGCTAGCTTCGCCGCCGCGGTTGTCTTTCTGGACGGTGTAGAGGCGCTGCTCGATCAGGGCGCCGATCCCGCCGCGAAAGGCCGGCAGGGACAGAATCTTGGCCACTGGATGGCGCGATACGCCAAAGGCATTCTCAATAAAGACCTGGTTGGCGTTCGCGATCGGATCATGGCGCGATTAAAGGCGCGCGGCATCAAGGTCGAGCGTCAAAAACCGCAAGCGAGCGCTTATTTCGATGACGATCGCTTGGCCAAACTTATGGCTGCCATCGACGCCGAAGACCTCGCGACAATCGAGGCGTTGGTCCAGGGCGGCGCAAATCCTGACGCCCAGGGATTAGAGGGGATGACGCCCTTACGCTGGAGCATTCAGCGAGAGTACTGGGAGAGTTACCAGAAACTTCTGAAACTGGGCGCGGACGTCAATCAGGTCTGCGGACGCATGTCCGCCATCCATGATGCTGCATGGATGGAGGATTCAAAGTGGCTTCGGGCCGCGATCGAGAACGGTGGCGACGTCGACCTTCATCCGCAGTACGGCGATCCTGTCATCATTGCAGCCATTTCCTCGCGGGAAGTGGCAAATGTTGAATTGATGATAGAGTCTGGCGCGGATGTGAACGCCCTCTCCATTAGAAAGTCCTCAACAGTATTAACGGCAATTGATCTTCGGCATTCTGATATGGCTTACCTGCTACTCCAAGCCGGCGCAAAGCCAGCTGACATCCCCCTTTGCCGGCGTCTTATTCCTGGCAGACTTATGGAACGCAATCCCAAAGAGGTAGAGTTGAAAAAACTCGTCGATGACTGGCTGATCAAGTTGGAATCGGCGATGCCGAAAGCGGATCAACCTTAG
- a CDS encoding PSD1 and planctomycete cytochrome C domain-containing protein translates to MMFRFCLFGWIVLLVGGSSVCSTRRAQSAEPESTETAAQKTEPALALLSHRCGECHAADAPELGLDLSTAASILAGSETGPVLVPSKPEQSLLVQVLGAKSKPHMPPDEQLTEEEIALVSRWVASLDPQLAAGEKQTTAADREHWAFQPVQRPALPVTPEDTWSRNPVDRFLLARLQGAGLTPSAEADRPTLLRRLYFDLIGLPPSPDDVAAFVADRSPQAYENQVEALLASPRYGERWGRHWLDLARYADSSGFHEDRDRPHAWRYRDYVIGAFNNDKPYSRFVVEQLAGDELPDATPESWIATAFARNGPSNETNMGMGVFLEKYRLDQLDDVVSTTSNVFLGLTLGCARCHDHKYDPLTQADYYSFLAVFDGAQWRDLELDSFQAEKPVLSGGVKPQPDKVAAMVYTDRGEKPRTTHILWRGDVQNRGPEVTPRAPSVLDRESWTVSLESPLPDDSPAAGRRLALANWIVDPQNPLTWRVMANRIFRHHFGQGLVATPSNFGRLSESPSHPQLLDWLAAELRDTDSVKGLHRLLVTSAAYRQQSQATKAGQAIDPDNRLLWRMNKRRLEAEPLRDALLALAGNLNETVGGPGVKPRIRPDLLVASQRNKWPVVEKEGPEHWRRSVYVYVKRQLQLPMLELFDAPSTNHSCAARPETLAPTQALLLMNDEFARDQARDFAARVQAEATDSLPSQVELAMRMALGREPTPARIATGVAFIEQQAARLAAVKASPSAAELAIADRDALADFCHVLMNLSEFAYVD, encoded by the coding sequence ATGATGTTCCGTTTTTGCTTGTTCGGCTGGATTGTACTGCTCGTTGGTGGCAGTAGCGTCTGCTCAACGCGACGGGCCCAGTCGGCGGAGCCGGAATCGACAGAGACTGCGGCGCAAAAAACAGAACCGGCGCTGGCGCTGTTGTCCCATCGCTGCGGGGAATGCCATGCGGCCGACGCTCCGGAACTGGGGCTTGATTTATCGACCGCCGCCAGCATCCTGGCCGGTTCCGAAACGGGCCCGGTGCTCGTCCCCAGCAAACCGGAGCAGAGCCTGCTGGTGCAGGTGCTGGGCGCCAAATCCAAGCCGCACATGCCGCCCGACGAACAGCTGACGGAAGAGGAAATCGCGCTGGTCTCCCGCTGGGTGGCGTCGCTCGATCCGCAACTGGCGGCGGGGGAAAAGCAGACGACGGCCGCCGATCGGGAGCACTGGGCGTTCCAGCCGGTGCAGCGTCCGGCGCTGCCTGTCACGCCGGAAGATACCTGGTCGCGGAATCCGGTCGACCGCTTCCTGCTGGCGCGCCTTCAGGGGGCTGGTCTGACGCCGAGTGCAGAGGCCGATCGTCCCACGCTGCTCCGCCGGCTCTATTTTGATCTGATTGGGCTGCCGCCGTCGCCGGACGACGTCGCCGCGTTTGTCGCTGATCGTTCGCCCCAGGCGTATGAGAACCAGGTCGAGGCCTTGCTGGCTTCGCCCCGCTATGGCGAACGCTGGGGCCGCCACTGGCTGGACCTGGCCCGGTATGCGGATTCCAGCGGCTTCCATGAAGACCGGGATCGGCCGCACGCCTGGCGGTATCGCGATTATGTGATCGGCGCGTTCAACAACGACAAACCCTATTCCCGTTTTGTCGTCGAACAGCTGGCAGGGGACGAACTGCCGGATGCGACGCCCGAGTCCTGGATTGCGACCGCCTTTGCGCGGAACGGGCCGAGTAACGAAACCAACATGGGGATGGGCGTGTTCCTGGAGAAGTATCGACTTGACCAGCTGGACGACGTCGTTTCCACCACCAGCAACGTGTTTCTCGGTTTGACGCTGGGTTGCGCCCGGTGCCATGACCACAAGTACGATCCGCTGACGCAGGCTGATTACTACAGCTTCCTGGCCGTATTCGACGGCGCCCAGTGGCGGGACCTGGAACTGGATTCTTTCCAGGCAGAAAAGCCGGTCCTATCCGGCGGGGTCAAGCCGCAACCGGACAAAGTCGCGGCGATGGTTTACACGGACCGCGGAGAGAAGCCGCGAACAACGCATATTCTGTGGCGGGGCGATGTGCAGAACCGGGGGCCGGAAGTGACCCCCAGGGCGCCGTCGGTGCTGGACCGTGAGTCGTGGACCGTGTCGCTGGAGTCGCCGCTGCCTGATGACTCGCCGGCGGCGGGACGGCGGCTGGCGCTGGCGAACTGGATCGTCGATCCGCAAAACCCGCTGACGTGGCGCGTGATGGCGAACCGGATTTTCCGTCATCATTTCGGCCAGGGACTGGTTGCGACGCCGAGCAATTTTGGCCGTTTGAGTGAATCGCCCAGCCACCCGCAACTGCTGGACTGGCTGGCGGCGGAGCTGCGGGACACGGACAGCGTGAAAGGCTTGCATCGATTGCTGGTGACGTCGGCCGCTTATCGGCAGCAGTCCCAGGCGACCAAAGCCGGGCAGGCGATCGACCCCGATAATCGGCTGCTCTGGCGGATGAACAAGCGACGTCTGGAAGCAGAGCCGCTGCGCGACGCGCTGCTGGCCCTGGCCGGCAATTTGAACGAAACGGTTGGCGGACCGGGGGTGAAGCCCCGCATTCGCCCCGACCTGCTGGTCGCCAGCCAGCGGAACAAATGGCCCGTGGTCGAGAAAGAAGGCCCCGAACATTGGCGCCGAAGCGTGTATGTCTACGTGAAGCGCCAGCTGCAGTTGCCGATGCTGGAGCTGTTCGACGCCCCCAGCACCAACCACAGCTGCGCCGCCCGGCCGGAAACCCTGGCCCCGACCCAGGCGTTGCTGCTGATGAACGATGAATTCGCCCGGGACCAGGCCCGCGACTTTGCCGCCCGGGTGCAGGCGGAAGCGACCGACAGCCTGCCGTCCCAGGTGGAGCTGGCGATGCGAATGGCGCTCGGCCGGGAACCAACCCCCGCGCGGATCGCGACAGGAGTCGCCTTTATCGAACAGCAGGCGGCCCGCCTGGCGGCCGTCAAAGCGTCCCCGTCCGCCGCCGAACTAGCAATCGCTGACCGAGACGCCCTGGCCGATTTCTGCCATGTATTAATGAACCTGAGTGAATTTGCTTACGTCGATTAA
- a CDS encoding serine/threonine protein kinase codes for MANIDVSTFLDLVERSRLVDSDRLRAALDVYRTGKGLCLPDDAETVARHLIQNDLLTQWQVDKLFDKKHKGFFLGKYKLLGHLGTGGMSSVYLAEHVLMNQRRAIKVLPKSRINDSSYLARFYLEAKASAQLDHPNIVRAYDVDNVGDTHFLVMEYVEGRDLQVIVNKEGSLDCEVAANYIAQAAEGLDYAHSEGLIHRDIKPANLLVDMDQVVKILDLGLALFSNDDGHSLTVAHNENVLGTADYLAPEQALDSHNVDHRTDIYGLGCVLYFLLTGHAPFPEGVLAQRILKHQTQMPAPLAKERPDCPRELADICWKMMQKKREDRYATGGEVSQALSAWLISRGKDSPTRSAEQGMHTPASSGKLKVAQSRELASHDTLSSRQQETLKGIPSRREVSRLKVAEPLDATTAARLAGSSTTAMRIPSQDPVIKTQEPMGPSAEGATADSGDFRFGSSPSPAAEGSGKSILDDRKRRKKGGGTNQMVWIGVGAGGLLLAIVVLFALVSFLGSGGEPQEPAPKAAATRPAS; via the coding sequence ATGGCGAATATCGACGTTTCCACATTTCTCGATCTCGTCGAACGCAGCAGGCTGGTGGACTCTGATCGTCTCCGAGCCGCGCTCGACGTCTATCGCACCGGCAAGGGACTTTGCCTCCCCGACGATGCGGAAACGGTCGCCCGGCATCTGATCCAGAATGACCTGCTCACCCAGTGGCAGGTCGATAAACTCTTCGACAAAAAGCACAAAGGCTTCTTCCTGGGCAAGTACAAGCTGCTGGGCCATCTGGGCACCGGCGGCATGAGCAGCGTTTATCTGGCCGAACATGTGCTGATGAACCAGCGACGGGCCATCAAGGTGCTGCCGAAGAGCCGCATCAATGACTCCTCGTACCTGGCCCGCTTTTATCTGGAAGCGAAAGCGTCCGCCCAGCTTGATCACCCCAACATTGTCCGGGCGTACGACGTCGACAATGTGGGGGACACGCATTTCCTGGTCATGGAATATGTCGAGGGACGCGATCTCCAGGTGATTGTCAACAAGGAAGGCTCGCTGGACTGTGAAGTGGCGGCCAACTATATTGCCCAGGCGGCGGAAGGGCTGGACTACGCCCACAGCGAAGGTCTGATTCACCGCGATATCAAACCGGCCAACCTGCTGGTCGACATGGACCAGGTCGTCAAGATTCTCGACCTGGGTCTGGCGCTGTTTTCCAACGACGATGGCCATTCGCTGACGGTCGCCCATAACGAGAATGTGCTGGGCACCGCCGATTACCTGGCGCCCGAGCAAGCGCTCGACAGCCATAACGTGGATCACCGGACCGACATTTACGGCCTGGGGTGCGTGCTCTACTTTTTGCTGACAGGACACGCTCCTTTTCCCGAAGGCGTACTGGCCCAGCGCATTCTGAAGCATCAAACGCAAATGCCGGCGCCGCTGGCCAAAGAGCGGCCCGACTGCCCACGCGAGCTGGCCGATATCTGCTGGAAAATGATGCAGAAAAAGCGAGAAGATCGCTATGCCACGGGCGGGGAAGTTTCCCAGGCATTGAGCGCCTGGCTGATCAGTCGCGGTAAAGATTCGCCCACGCGTTCCGCCGAGCAGGGAATGCATACTCCCGCTTCGTCGGGAAAGCTGAAGGTCGCCCAATCGCGAGAGTTGGCGTCGCACGATACACTTTCCAGCCGTCAACAGGAAACGCTCAAAGGAATCCCTTCCCGACGCGAAGTCTCCCGGCTTAAGGTCGCCGAACCGCTGGACGCGACCACTGCCGCCCGGCTGGCGGGCAGTTCCACCACGGCGATGCGGATTCCCAGCCAAGACCCGGTCATCAAAACCCAGGAACCGATGGGGCCTTCCGCCGAGGGAGCGACCGCCGACAGCGGCGACTTCCGTTTTGGCTCCAGTCCAAGCCCCGCGGCCGAGGGTTCCGGCAAGAGTATTCTGGATGACCGCAAGCGGCGGAAAAAAGGCGGCGGAACCAATCAAATGGTGTGGATCGGCGTCGGAGCCGGCGGCCTGTTGCTGGCGATTGTCGTGCTGTTTGCGCTGGTTTCTTTTTTAGGGTCCGGCGGCGAACCCCAGGAACCGGCCCCCAAAGCGGCCGCCACTCGGCCCGCTTCCTGA